The following proteins are encoded in a genomic region of Candidatus Nanopelagicales bacterium:
- the hflX gene encoding GTPase HflX, with the protein MTGWWRSCRTRHVDSNESDIDFHQDERESLRRVAGLSTELQDITEVEYRQLRLERVVLVGVWTTGTSEAATRSLHELARLAETAGSEVLEGVSQRRNKPDAATYIGSGKAHELAAIVDELGADTVICDGELTPGQLQQLEKIVGVKVVDRTWLILDIFAQHARSREGKAQVALAQMNYMLPRLRGWGAAMSRQAGGIGTRGPGETKIETDRRRIRTRMAKLRREIAAMSTAREVARSSRRRSRTPSVAIVGYTNAGKSSLLNRLTSAGVLVQDELFATVDPTVRKLTTPSGRQFTMSDTVGFVRHLPHQLIESFRSTIEEATDADLLLHVVDGSAESPAEQIAAVRTVLADVGADDVRELLVVNKADIADPTMLAELNAAERHVISVSALTGEGFAELALRIEQELPAPEVEVDLVVPYAHAELVAQVHREGDIVELEHLSTGTRVHARVGKQLARLLQEVANAPEMPGISDADRQYEPDDRNGDRIP; encoded by the coding sequence ATGACTGGCTGGTGGCGTTCTTGTCGGACCCGTCACGTGGATAGCAACGAGTCAGACATCGACTTCCACCAAGACGAGCGCGAGTCGCTTCGGCGGGTCGCGGGGTTGTCCACCGAGCTGCAGGACATCACCGAGGTCGAGTACCGGCAGCTTCGACTTGAGCGTGTGGTGTTGGTGGGGGTCTGGACCACCGGCACCTCTGAGGCGGCCACCCGCTCACTACACGAGTTGGCCCGGTTGGCCGAGACCGCCGGCTCCGAGGTACTCGAGGGTGTCAGTCAGCGGCGAAACAAGCCCGACGCTGCGACGTACATCGGTTCGGGCAAAGCCCACGAGTTGGCTGCGATCGTGGACGAACTCGGAGCAGACACCGTCATTTGCGACGGCGAGCTGACCCCGGGGCAACTCCAACAACTGGAGAAGATCGTTGGCGTCAAAGTCGTCGACCGGACGTGGCTGATCCTGGATATTTTCGCCCAGCACGCGCGAAGCCGCGAAGGCAAAGCGCAGGTGGCGCTGGCTCAGATGAACTACATGTTGCCGCGATTGCGTGGCTGGGGCGCTGCGATGAGCCGCCAGGCGGGCGGTATCGGAACCAGAGGGCCGGGCGAGACCAAGATCGAGACAGATCGGCGCCGAATTCGAACCAGAATGGCCAAGTTGCGGCGCGAGATCGCAGCGATGTCCACTGCCCGGGAGGTTGCCCGTTCGTCGCGGCGACGCTCGCGGACTCCGTCGGTAGCCATCGTCGGCTATACCAATGCCGGAAAGTCGAGCCTGCTCAATCGGCTGACCTCGGCCGGTGTCCTGGTGCAAGACGAGTTGTTCGCAACCGTTGATCCGACCGTGCGCAAGTTGACGACGCCGTCGGGTCGACAGTTCACGATGTCCGACACCGTGGGGTTCGTTCGGCACCTGCCCCACCAACTCATCGAGTCGTTCCGGTCAACGATCGAAGAGGCAACCGACGCCGATTTGCTACTCCACGTCGTGGACGGCTCCGCTGAGTCCCCGGCCGAGCAGATCGCCGCCGTCAGGACCGTCCTGGCCGACGTTGGCGCGGACGACGTCCGAGAACTCCTCGTCGTTAACAAAGCCGATATCGCCGATCCGACGATGCTCGCCGAGCTCAATGCGGCTGAGCGCCACGTGATATCGGTCTCGGCGTTGACCGGTGAGGGCTTTGCGGAACTGGCCCTGCGCATTGAGCAGGAGTTGCCCGCGCCAGAGGTTGAGGTCGACCTGGTGGTGCCATACGCGCACGCCGAACTTGTTGCCCAAGTTCACCGCGAGGGGGACATCGTGGAGTTGGAACATCTGTCCACCGGCACGCGGGTGCACGCGAGGGTGGGAAAGCAGCTCGCGCGCTTGTTGCAGGAGGTCGCAAACGCGCCCGAAATGCCGGGGATTTCCGATGCCGACAGGCAGTATGAACCCGATGACCGCAACGGAGACCGAATCCCCTAG
- a CDS encoding GGDEF domain-containing protein produces MTATETESPSALGPVGASRRTSLVVHGLMVGAIVVAAAAVWSPSQLDFMALGIAMVLAGSSVMVAFVDRSLRDTSSVRRSAIVIVVAGALVLVGFGATTIVAAGPTTAWQTLLNVRSIAMAGFIVIAVLRYPRPMQGSREDRLLVWIDFTAAAVACIVITAVVVVPSTAGSGPVGALADVRPWADAVIAAFAVLLACRSRMPGALPFRQILLLVLAGGVFVLTNAMTVVLGSSQRGIDAELLALALQLIGVWLVVLAALRPSAERELPGEIRSREWLTLTVPLAPVVAALVSLVWLATKSGMDSGLLVLIGSVSVGVCFAALLVLRHVLARGGASRPTVALADSAAPWLHTVVDAAPDMVTVADLRCRVVYQTPSVSRVLGFEPGHWHDRLIYDFVHPDDHGALAEVTAKAAREIGRPRTVRLRLRCRDGSWRESDTAVTALPGEEGLPGYVLRTKDASEFQRRKGTESQTKHLDELTGLANRSALLTHADQSILGAAPGNVAVLALDLDGFRAINDTIGHDTGDEILRQVGAALQRCVRPWDLVARTGGDEFAVLIVGANAERSVGRVHERLQRALSAVLIPDGREVRIAISAGYSVNDSGIESSEQLVRNADLALGRVRTASRVEVLRFEASMHDALVERMHAEHELRSAVVQGRLELAYQPIVRLSDGMPIGAEALIRWRHATRGLVLAGDFVPLAEEMGIIHELGAWALRQACRDLAQLRRDVDGLAQFSMSVNVSGHQLEPALLDEVRSALEAAGIGPADLVLEVTESVLADHPEHAAEVLREARELGCRVAFDDFGTGYSSLSYLAQFPVDVLKIDKSFVQDVDTSAQSLALTRTIASLGQALGLPVVAEGVETSEQAVVLRELGCENAQGYLFSQPVPLESLQQILSLGTPIGPTGRGGPKGIAPRENSDAVVVLPDHSAAPVARTQEQSVDDRFPAG; encoded by the coding sequence ATGACCGCAACGGAGACCGAATCCCCTAGCGCGCTAGGACCGGTTGGCGCTAGCCGCCGCACTTCGCTGGTGGTGCACGGACTCATGGTCGGCGCCATCGTGGTGGCGGCCGCAGCGGTCTGGAGTCCCTCGCAGCTTGATTTCATGGCGCTGGGGATTGCGATGGTTCTCGCTGGCAGTAGCGTCATGGTTGCCTTCGTCGACCGATCGCTTCGCGACACCTCTAGTGTGCGCCGATCCGCGATTGTCATTGTTGTGGCCGGGGCACTGGTGCTCGTCGGATTCGGTGCGACGACGATCGTCGCCGCGGGTCCCACGACGGCGTGGCAGACCCTGCTCAACGTGCGAAGCATCGCGATGGCGGGGTTCATCGTCATTGCCGTCCTGCGGTACCCCCGGCCGATGCAAGGGTCACGGGAGGACCGACTTCTCGTCTGGATCGACTTCACAGCCGCGGCAGTCGCCTGCATCGTGATCACGGCTGTGGTCGTGGTGCCATCGACGGCGGGGTCCGGGCCGGTCGGCGCGCTTGCCGACGTGCGACCGTGGGCCGACGCGGTGATTGCTGCCTTTGCCGTCCTGCTGGCCTGTAGGTCAAGAATGCCCGGCGCTTTGCCGTTTCGACAGATCCTGCTGCTGGTGCTCGCCGGTGGGGTCTTCGTGCTGACCAACGCGATGACTGTCGTACTGGGCTCCAGTCAACGCGGAATCGACGCCGAGTTGCTGGCATTGGCCCTTCAGTTGATTGGCGTGTGGCTTGTTGTCCTCGCGGCGTTGCGACCTTCGGCCGAACGCGAGTTGCCTGGCGAGATCCGCTCGCGCGAATGGCTGACACTCACGGTTCCGTTGGCGCCGGTGGTGGCGGCGCTTGTGTCACTGGTTTGGTTAGCCACCAAGAGCGGCATGGATAGTGGGCTACTGGTGCTCATTGGGTCCGTTTCAGTCGGAGTCTGCTTTGCGGCGCTGCTCGTTCTGCGTCACGTGTTGGCTCGTGGTGGCGCTTCCCGGCCCACAGTTGCGCTTGCCGACTCAGCTGCCCCGTGGCTCCACACGGTGGTCGATGCCGCACCGGACATGGTCACCGTTGCCGACTTGCGCTGCCGGGTGGTCTATCAGACACCATCGGTATCTCGGGTTCTGGGCTTCGAACCCGGTCACTGGCACGATCGGCTCATCTACGACTTTGTCCACCCGGACGACCACGGCGCGCTCGCCGAAGTGACCGCCAAGGCGGCCCGGGAAATCGGTCGACCGCGAACCGTTCGGTTGCGACTGAGGTGTCGTGACGGTTCCTGGCGCGAGTCCGACACCGCAGTCACTGCATTGCCCGGAGAAGAGGGGCTGCCCGGATACGTGTTGCGAACCAAGGATGCCTCGGAGTTTCAGCGCAGAAAGGGCACGGAGTCCCAAACCAAACACCTCGACGAGCTCACCGGATTGGCAAATCGGTCAGCGTTGTTGACGCACGCAGATCAGTCCATCCTTGGCGCCGCTCCTGGCAACGTCGCCGTCCTTGCTCTGGACCTCGACGGCTTCCGGGCCATCAACGACACGATCGGGCACGACACCGGCGACGAGATCCTCCGCCAAGTGGGTGCCGCGCTGCAGCGATGTGTTCGACCGTGGGACCTCGTTGCCAGGACAGGTGGCGATGAATTCGCTGTCCTGATCGTCGGGGCTAACGCTGAACGCTCCGTTGGTCGGGTGCACGAGCGGCTCCAGCGGGCACTGTCTGCGGTTCTGATCCCAGATGGCAGAGAAGTCCGCATCGCCATTAGCGCCGGTTACTCGGTCAACGACAGCGGCATTGAGAGCTCCGAGCAACTCGTTCGTAATGCTGACCTTGCCCTTGGTCGCGTTCGCACGGCCAGCCGTGTCGAGGTGCTTCGTTTTGAGGCGTCCATGCACGATGCCCTTGTTGAGCGGATGCACGCGGAGCACGAGTTGCGCTCCGCCGTTGTGCAAGGGCGCCTGGAACTCGCCTACCAACCGATTGTCCGGCTCAGCGACGGGATGCCGATTGGTGCAGAGGCGCTGATTCGTTGGCGTCATGCCACTCGGGGGCTGGTACTGGCTGGCGACTTCGTTCCGCTGGCCGAAGAGATGGGAATCATCCACGAGCTGGGAGCGTGGGCGTTGCGGCAAGCCTGCCGTGACCTGGCGCAACTGCGTCGCGACGTCGATGGGCTTGCCCAGTTCTCCATGAGTGTCAACGTCTCGGGCCACCAGCTCGAACCCGCCTTGCTCGACGAGGTCCGTAGCGCTCTTGAGGCCGCCGGCATCGGTCCAGCTGACTTGGTACTTGAGGTAACCGAATCCGTTCTGGCAGATCACCCAGAACACGCCGCCGAAGTTCTGCGTGAGGCCCGTGAGCTCGGCTGCCGCGTGGCTTTCGACGATTTTGGAACCGGCTACTCGTCGCTGTCGTACCTCGCCCAATTCCCCGTCGATGTGCTGAAGATTGACAAGAGTTTTGTGCAGGACGTGGACACCAGCGCACAGAGCCTCGCGTTGACGCGCACCATTGCCTCGCTGGGGCAAGCGTTAGGTCTGCCAGTTGTCGCTGAGGGTGTCGAGACGTCGGAGCAGGCAGTAGTACTGCGAGAACTGGGTTGCGAAAACGCTCAGGGCTATCTGTTCAGCCAGCCGGTTCCGCTCGAGTCGTTGCAGCAGATCCTGTCGCTAGGTACCCCTATCGGCCCGACTGGGCGAGGCGGGCCGAAAGGGATTGCCCCGCGAGAAAACTCCGACGCGGTTGTCGTGCTGCCGGATCACTCTGCTGCGCCAGTAGCGCGAACGCAGGAGCAGTCCGTCGACGATCGATTCCCTGCGGGCTAA
- a CDS encoding diaminopimelate epimerase: MEFFKGHGTGNDFVLFPDPDGELLLTEDMVARICDRRFGIGGDGVIRIVRTTAITEAEHVRDKAEWFMDYRNADGSLAAMCGNGSRVFARYLLDKQLVDGDFTIATRAGTHACREESDGSISVDMGYPIEGPDDPEVAVTLGDRSWPADARWLPNPHAVVFVDDVAALGDIAGATVTQGSERFPDGQNIEFVSHVDSPADHPGDPAGPSARIRVLERGVGETLSCGTGACAVALAVRARLGLTGTGTVCVDVPGGTVVVTQGSDGRVTLTGPAAIVASGQFDPVWWKGLA, from the coding sequence ATCGAGTTCTTCAAGGGACACGGAACGGGCAACGACTTCGTCTTGTTCCCAGACCCAGATGGTGAGTTGCTGCTCACCGAAGACATGGTTGCCCGGATTTGTGACCGTCGCTTCGGGATCGGTGGCGACGGCGTGATCAGGATCGTTCGGACCACGGCCATCACCGAGGCCGAACACGTTCGCGACAAGGCTGAGTGGTTTATGGACTACCGCAATGCTGATGGTTCGTTGGCCGCAATGTGCGGGAACGGCAGCCGCGTCTTCGCTCGATACCTGTTGGACAAGCAACTAGTCGACGGCGACTTCACGATCGCAACCCGCGCTGGCACTCACGCATGTCGGGAGGAGTCCGACGGGTCGATCAGTGTCGACATGGGCTACCCAATTGAAGGTCCAGACGACCCCGAGGTCGCTGTCACACTCGGTGACCGAAGCTGGCCAGCCGACGCACGGTGGCTGCCAAACCCCCACGCCGTCGTCTTCGTTGATGACGTAGCTGCACTCGGCGATATCGCCGGCGCAACGGTTACTCAGGGCAGCGAACGTTTCCCCGATGGACAGAACATTGAGTTCGTCTCACACGTTGACTCTCCGGCCGATCACCCAGGCGATCCCGCTGGGCCGTCTGCGCGGATACGGGTGCTCGAACGTGGCGTTGGCGAGACGCTTTCGTGTGGCACGGGTGCGTGTGCAGTTGCTCTTGCGGTGCGTGCTCGGTTGGGGCTCACAGGTACGGGAACTGTATGTGTTGACGTTCCCGGCGGCACGGTCGTTGTCACGCAAGGCAGTGATGGCCGAGTGACTCTGACCGGCCCCGCCGCGATCGTGGCTAGCGGCCAGTTCGATCCGGTGTGGTGGAAGGGACTTGCATGA
- the lexA gene encoding transcriptional repressor LexA, which produces MTARQQRILEVIKEAVEARGYPPSVREIGDAVGLTSPSSVAHQLRVLEEKGFLRRDPNRPRALEVMTDEDAPRIEPSTNQVDDELAALRSSTALVPVLGRIAAGGPILAEESVEAIFPLPRDITGDGELFLLHVSGDSMVDAAICDGDYVVVRKQDTAESGEIVAALLGEEATVKTLKRRDGHVWLMPHNPSYAPILGDEARILGRVVSVLRRV; this is translated from the coding sequence ATGACGGCGCGGCAGCAACGGATCCTTGAGGTCATCAAAGAAGCGGTAGAGGCCCGTGGGTATCCCCCGAGCGTCCGTGAGATCGGAGATGCGGTCGGACTCACGAGCCCTTCCAGCGTCGCCCACCAACTCCGGGTACTCGAGGAGAAGGGCTTCTTACGGCGCGACCCGAACCGCCCACGCGCGCTGGAGGTCATGACCGACGAGGATGCTCCCCGTATCGAGCCGTCGACCAATCAAGTTGACGACGAACTCGCGGCCCTGCGTAGCAGCACGGCGCTGGTGCCGGTGCTTGGTCGAATTGCCGCTGGCGGACCGATTCTCGCGGAGGAATCGGTCGAGGCGATCTTCCCCCTCCCCCGTGACATCACCGGTGACGGTGAACTCTTCCTCCTGCACGTCAGTGGCGATTCGATGGTTGACGCCGCAATCTGCGACGGCGATTACGTCGTCGTTCGCAAGCAGGACACGGCTGAATCCGGCGAGATCGTGGCCGCGTTGCTAGGCGAAGAGGCCACCGTCAAGACGCTCAAGCGTCGCGACGGTCACGTGTGGCTCATGCCCCACAATCCGTCCTACGCGCCCATTCTGGGCGACGAAGCACGGATTCTGGGACGGGTGGTGTCGGTTCTGCGGCGGGTTTAG
- a CDS encoding LysM peptidoglycan-binding domain-containing protein has product MRWIVGFALAVTIGATLGFLPGAGFSLSHVEADAGAGESVAQRVETVQSGDSLWVVAQRTLPGEDTRKSMDRIRRLNQLQDSGLRPGQELLIPPR; this is encoded by the coding sequence GTGCGATGGATAGTGGGGTTCGCGTTGGCGGTGACGATCGGTGCGACGCTCGGCTTTCTCCCAGGCGCGGGCTTTTCGCTATCGCACGTTGAGGCCGATGCCGGCGCGGGGGAGTCGGTTGCTCAGCGGGTTGAGACAGTTCAATCCGGCGACAGCCTCTGGGTAGTCGCGCAGCGCACTTTGCCAGGTGAGGACACCCGCAAGAGCATGGATCGGATTCGGCGATTGAACCAGTTGCAGGACAGCGGTTTACGGCCAGGCCAGGAACTGCTCATTCCGCCACGCTGA